The Corvus hawaiiensis isolate bCorHaw1 chromosome 2, bCorHaw1.pri.cur, whole genome shotgun sequence genome includes a window with the following:
- the LOC125321440 gene encoding alpha-2-macroglobulin-like protein 1 isoform X2 encodes MGAPVLLLALALFPVAAAASLEPHYMVVFPAIIQQSHEEKLYIHFSSLTEAIHLAVTLQTETRNHTLVEQDVEKPGTFQSITFQVPDLMLIPKKTDDSKTQPEEVVFLHVLIHSGDNVLFEGHKKVLVKPQKNITLIETDKGLYKPGETVKFRIVNLNENLKVIKNEYSQIWLQDPEYNRIAEWLNVKSNHGIVDLSFPLASEASLGKYTISVQQHMAQKTFFVKEYVLKKFEMKIEHPPHITTADEEFQLEVCGKYTYGKPVEGKVEITVMTFSQAMEDSARSSAIQKQNSWTNKDGCATFTVKTEALEINEADSHVIAVGKLVENGTGAHSVENVLIPVATIMKSIEFINLHPFYKRGIPYTGKMFCHSANSPLRNETVHLIIDVNDEETCLSLLTDEKGEAHFTLDTTSWNSTMVSLRGTYTPPTEDSPFSPESKIEDSFHWLKPFYSESNSFLEIKAKNDVMSCDQEQEVHVDYILSQNKLRPGEDHIDFYYLVIAKGKILFSREKKVPITHHENLQGSFSLTLPVGNDFLPDIKLLVYAIFSDGEVVADVEQFEVEKCFRHKVVLEFSHKEEVPGSKVRLNLKAAPGSLCSVQAVDKSILLENNQTLTADRLYMEVFEDSFTVGGRGLPYHLEDFEAYPCLPQQPSPHKKARMGAPWYQSEADVYNLFKKLLMKIFTNTRIKKPVSCVRPDFEKKMYLRKDNLVGGRAIHADSEPHSADKEKPKPRTLFPETWIWDLVSVGGNGQASLQVAVPDTITEWNANTFCVANTGFGFSPLTSLRVFQPFFVDVSLPYSVIQGETFGLKATVFNYLKDCIQVHTTLTETPELKVDACPSCQFTSCLCANEAKTFVWNVTATRLGRVNVTVSSVAEESHSLCGNRIAVTPLQGGRDAVIKPLLVKPGGVLQEKTQNIFLCPADNTISEEFSLTLPAEVLEGSARVTFSVIGDIMGPALQNLDQLLRLPFGCGEQNMVQFAPNIFILQYLNKTKQLNPEIKNKALKFLTTGYQRQLLYKHDDGSYSAFGKGDEQGNTWLTAFVARSFGQASSHIYIDKDHVHSALLWLQKHQLPSGCFQSVGKLFNNDLKGGVDDTISLTAYIAAALVELHLERNDTMLDNALHCLRNVTLDETSLYVKALMSYVFTLSKDMEMRKQLLDMVEKETAQLLTSQSADEKSSSMIETVAYIILAHISKPDLSLNEASVSKLVRWLSGQRNAFGGFASTQDTVVSLQALAQYAALIPQEIRDVKVVVKGKGASPLEFHVLRNNKLVLHQASLPADTGTYTVQATGSGCVYVQTTLYYNIPPPKTEEVFVLDVETVPRECDGVRKEFDIHVSVSYVGDRGTSNMALVEVEMLSGFIPVQSSVKELEKAPLVKKTEIKPDKITIYLEELGESSLKLNISVEQDIEVQNLKAATVHVYDYYKPDDRTAREYAFPCSSVLAASQT; translated from the exons GTGCCAGACCTCATGCTAATTCCCAAGAAAACAGATGATTCCAAGACACAG CCAGAGGAGGTGGTTTTTCTGCATGTCCTGATCCACAGTGGAGACAATGTGCTCTTTGAGGGTCACAAGAAAGTTCTGGTCAAGCCTCAGAAGAATATAACTCTGATAGAGACAGACAAGGGCTTATACAAACCTGGAGAAACAG TGAAATTTCGAATTGTGAACCTTAATGAGAACCTTAAGGTCATTAAAAATGAG TATTCCCAGATATGGCTGCAA GATCCTGAATACAACCGTATTGCTGAGTGGCTGAATGTAAAGTCAAATCATGGCATTGTGGATCTATCCTTCCCCCTGGCCTCCGAAGCATCCCTTGGGAAGTACACCATCTCAGTGCAGCAGCACATGGCTCAAAAAACCTTTTTTGTTAAGGAATACG TGCTGAAAAAATTTGAGATGAAGATTGAGCACCCTCCACATATCACTACAGCAGATGAGGAATTTCAGCTGGAGGTCTGTGGCAA GTATACTTATGGGAAGCCTGTTGAAGGGAAAGTAGAAATTACTGTTATGACATTCTCCCAGGCCATGGAAGACAGTGCTAGAAGTTCTGCGATTCAGAAGCAAAACAGCTGG aCAAATAAGGATGGCTGCGCTACTTTCACAGTGAAGACAGAAGCTCTGGAAATAAATGAAGCTGACAGCCATGTAATTGCAGTAGGAAAACTGGTGGAAAATGGAACAG GAGCACATTCTGTGGAGAATGTTCTAATTCCTGTTGCAACAATAATGAAATCTATAGAGTTTATCAACCTCCATCCATTCTACAAACGTGGGATACCATACACAGGGAAG ATGTTCTGCCACAGTGCAAATTCTCCCCTCAGAAATGAAACAGTCCATCTAATAATTGACGTCAATGATGAGGAGACATGTCTGTCACTCCTCACAGATGAGAAGGGGGAAGCTCACTTCACACTGGATACCACCAGCTGGAACAGCACGATGGTTTCTCTGAGG GGTACCTACACCCCTCCAACTGAAGATAGTCCATTTTCTCCTGAAAGTAAAATAGAGGACAGCTTCCACTGGCTGAAACCTTTTTACTCTGAGAGCAACAGCTTCCTTGAGATCAAGGCCAAGAATGATGTGATGTCCTGTGATCAAGAGCAGGAAGTGCACGTGGATTATATCCTTTCCCAGAATAAACTCCGCCCTGGAGAAGACCACATTGATTTCTACTACTTG GTGATAGCAAAAGGCAAGATCCTtttcagcagagagaagaaGGTGCCAATTACCCACCATGAGA ATCTGCAGGGCTCCTTCTCATTGACTCTGCCTGTTGGCAATGACTTCCTGCCTGACATCAAGCTTCTGGTGTATGCGATCTTCTcggatggagaggtggtggctGATGTGGAGCAGTTTGAAGTAGAAAAGTGCTTTAGACATAAG GTGGTGCTGGAATTCTCACACAAGGAGGAAGTCCCGGGATCCAAAGTCAGACTCAACCTCAAGGCTGCTCCAGGGTCCCTGTGCTCTGTGCAAGCTGTTGACAAGAGCATCCTCCTGGAGAACAACCAAACCCTAACAGCAGACAGA TTGTATATGGAAGTCTTTGAAGACAGCTTCACGGTTGGAGGACGAGGCTTGCCTTACCACTTGGAGGACTTTGAGGCATATCCCTGtctgccccagcagcccagcccccaCAAAAAGGCTCGGATGGGTGCACCATGGTACCAAAGCGAGGCTGATGTCTATAATCTGTTTAAG AAACTgctcatgaaaatatttaccaACACTAGAATCAAGAAACCTGTTTCCTGTGTGCGTCCAGACTTTGAGAAAAAGATGTATCTAAGAAAAGACAATTTGGTTG GCGGCCGTGCTATCCATGCCGATTCTGAACCTCACTCTGCTGACAAGGAGAAGCCAAAACCACGGACACTTTTCCCAGAGacctggatttgggatttggtcTCTGTCGG GGGCAATGGGCAAGCGTCTCTCCAAGTTGCTGTACCTGACACCATCACAGAATGGAATGCCAACACCTTCTGTGTTGCCAATACTGGCTTTGGTTTCTCACCTCTGACCTCTCTTAGGGTCTTCCAGCCTTTCTTTGTGGATGTATCTCTGCCATACTCTGTGATCCAAGGAGAGACTTTCGGCCTAAAAGCCACTGTCTTCAACTACCTCAAGGACTGTATCCAG GTCcacaccaccctcacagagaccCCAGAACTAAAGGTGGATGCCTGTCCAAGCTGCCAGTTCACCAGCTGCCTCTGTGCCAATGAAGCAAAAACCTTTGTATGGAACGTGACTGCGACCAGGCTGG gcagAGTGAACGTCACCGTGAGCAGCGTGGCGGAAGAATCACACAGTCTGTGTGGTAACAGGATTGCTGTGACACCTTTGCAAGGAGGGAGAGACGCCGTGATAAAACCTCTGCTCGTGAAG CCAGGAGGTGTCCTACAAGAGAAGACCCAAAATATCTTTCTCTGTCCTGCAG ATAACACCATCTCTGAGGAGTTCTCCCTGACTCTGCCTGCAGAAGTGCTGGAGGGATCTGCCCGAGTCACGTTCTCTGTGATTG GTGACATCATGGGTCCAGCACTTCAAAATTTAGACCAGCTGCTAAGATTGCCCTTTGGCTGTGGTGAACAGAACATGGTCCAGTTTGCACCAAACATCTTCATACTCCAGTACCTGAATAAGACTAAACAACTGAACCCAGAAATTAAGAATAAAGCACTGAAATTTCTGACAACAG GTTACCAGCGTCAGCTGCTCTACAAACACGACGATGGCTCCTACAGCGCCTTTGGGAAAGGTGATGAGCAGGGCAACACGTG GCTGACAGCTTTTGTAGCCAGGTCCTTTGGACAAGCCAGCTCTCACATTTACATCGATAAGGACCACGTGCacagtgctctgctctggctgcagaagCACCAGCTGCCCAGTGGCTGCTTCCAGAGTGTGGGGAAGCTCTTCAACAATGACCTGAAG GGCGGTGTGGATGATACCATCTCATTAACAGCCTATATTGCTGCTGCACTGGTGGAACTCCATCTGGAGAGAAAT GACACCATGTTGGATAATGCCTTACATTGCCTTAGGAATGTAACACTTGATGAGACAAGCCTTTATGTCAAGGCCTTGATGTCTTATGTCTTCACACTAAGTAAGGACATGGAGATgagaaagcagctcctggatATGGTAGAGAAGGAAACTG CACAGCTACTGACATCACAATCTGCTGATGAAAAGTCTTCTTCCATGATTGAGACAGTAGCCTACATCATCCTGGCTCATATCTCCAAACCAGACTTGTCACTCAATGAAGCCTCGGTGAGCAAGCTTGTGCGCTGGCTCAGTGGACAAAGAAATGCCTTTGGAGGATTTGCTTCCACACAG GACACGGTTGTCAGCCTGCAGGCCCTCGCTCAGTATGCAGCCCTGATTCCTCAGGAGATCAGAGATGTCAAGGTGGTAGTGAAAGGCAAGGGGGCTTCTCCACTGGAGTTCCATGTGCTCAGGAACAACAAGTTGGTCCTGCATCAGGCAtctctccctgcagacacagggACCTACACAGTGCAAGCGACGGGCAGTGGCTGCGTTTATGTCCAG ACCACTTTGTATTATAACATCCCACCACCAAAAACAGAAGAGGTCTTTGTCCTGGATGTGGAAACTGTACCAAGAGAATGTGATGGTGTCAGGAAAGAGTTTGATATCCATGTGTCTGTCAG TTATGTAGGGGACCGTGGGACGAGTAACATGGCCCTGGTGGAGGTTGAAATGCTGTCAGGGTTCATTCctgtgcagagctctgtgaaAGAG CTGGAGAAGGCACCCCTCGTGAAAAAGACAGAGATAAAACCAGACAAAATCACAATCTACTTGGAGGAG CTGGGTGAGAGTTCTTTGAAGCTTAACATCTCAGTGGAACAAGATATTGAAGTGCAGAATCTGAAAGCTGCAACAGTGCATGTCTATGACTACTATAAGCCAG ATGACCGCACAGCAAGAGAATATGCTTTCCCTTGCAGTTCAG TCCTTGCAGCATCCCAAACCTAA
- the LOC125321440 gene encoding alpha-2-macroglobulin-like protein 1 isoform X1, whose product MGAPVLLLALALFPVAAAASLEPHYMVVFPAIIQQSHEEKLYIHFSSLTEAIHLAVTLQTETRNHTLVEQDVEKPGTFQSITFQVPDLMLIPKKTDDSKTQPEEVVFLHVLIHSGDNVLFEGHKKVLVKPQKNITLIETDKGLYKPGETVKFRIVNLNENLKVIKNEYSQIWLQDPEYNRIAEWLNVKSNHGIVDLSFPLASEASLGKYTISVQQHMAQKTFFVKEYVLKKFEMKIEHPPHITTADEEFQLEVCGKYTYGKPVEGKVEITVMTFSQAMEDSARSSAIQKQNSWTNKDGCATFTVKTEALEINEADSHVIAVGKLVENGTGAHSVENVLIPVATIMKSIEFINLHPFYKRGIPYTGKMFCHSANSPLRNETVHLIIDVNDEETCLSLLTDEKGEAHFTLDTTSWNSTMVSLRGTYTPPTEDSPFSPESKIEDSFHWLKPFYSESNSFLEIKAKNDVMSCDQEQEVHVDYILSQNKLRPGEDHIDFYYLVIAKGKILFSREKKVPITHHENLQGSFSLTLPVGNDFLPDIKLLVYAIFSDGEVVADVEQFEVEKCFRHKVVLEFSHKEEVPGSKVRLNLKAAPGSLCSVQAVDKSILLENNQTLTADRLYMEVFEDSFTVGGRGLPYHLEDFEAYPCLPQQPSPHKKARMGAPWYQSEADVYNLFKKLLMKIFTNTRIKKPVSCVRPDFEKKMYLRKDNLVGGRAIHADSEPHSADKEKPKPRTLFPETWIWDLVSVGGNGQASLQVAVPDTITEWNANTFCVANTGFGFSPLTSLRVFQPFFVDVSLPYSVIQGETFGLKATVFNYLKDCIQVHTTLTETPELKVDACPSCQFTSCLCANEAKTFVWNVTATRLGRVNVTVSSVAEESHSLCGNRIAVTPLQGGRDAVIKPLLVKPGGVLQEKTQNIFLCPADNTISEEFSLTLPAEVLEGSARVTFSVIGDIMGPALQNLDQLLRLPFGCGEQNMVQFAPNIFILQYLNKTKQLNPEIKNKALKFLTTGYQRQLLYKHDDGSYSAFGKGDEQGNTWLTAFVARSFGQASSHIYIDKDHVHSALLWLQKHQLPSGCFQSVGKLFNNDLKGGVDDTISLTAYIAAALVELHLERNDTMLDNALHCLRNVTLDETSLYVKALMSYVFTLSKDMEMRKQLLDMVEKETAQLLTSQSADEKSSSMIETVAYIILAHISKPDLSLNEASVSKLVRWLSGQRNAFGGFASTQDTVVSLQALAQYAALIPQEIRDVKVVVKGKGASPLEFHVLRNNKLVLHQASLPADTGTYTVQATGSGCVYVQTTLYYNIPPPKTEEVFVLDVETVPRECDGVRKEFDIHVSVSYVGDRGTSNMALVEVEMLSGFIPVQSSVKELEKAPLVKKTEIKPDKITIYLEELGESSLKLNISVEQDIEVQNLKAATVHVYDYYKPDDRTAREYAFPCSSDASKKVSS is encoded by the exons GTGCCAGACCTCATGCTAATTCCCAAGAAAACAGATGATTCCAAGACACAG CCAGAGGAGGTGGTTTTTCTGCATGTCCTGATCCACAGTGGAGACAATGTGCTCTTTGAGGGTCACAAGAAAGTTCTGGTCAAGCCTCAGAAGAATATAACTCTGATAGAGACAGACAAGGGCTTATACAAACCTGGAGAAACAG TGAAATTTCGAATTGTGAACCTTAATGAGAACCTTAAGGTCATTAAAAATGAG TATTCCCAGATATGGCTGCAA GATCCTGAATACAACCGTATTGCTGAGTGGCTGAATGTAAAGTCAAATCATGGCATTGTGGATCTATCCTTCCCCCTGGCCTCCGAAGCATCCCTTGGGAAGTACACCATCTCAGTGCAGCAGCACATGGCTCAAAAAACCTTTTTTGTTAAGGAATACG TGCTGAAAAAATTTGAGATGAAGATTGAGCACCCTCCACATATCACTACAGCAGATGAGGAATTTCAGCTGGAGGTCTGTGGCAA GTATACTTATGGGAAGCCTGTTGAAGGGAAAGTAGAAATTACTGTTATGACATTCTCCCAGGCCATGGAAGACAGTGCTAGAAGTTCTGCGATTCAGAAGCAAAACAGCTGG aCAAATAAGGATGGCTGCGCTACTTTCACAGTGAAGACAGAAGCTCTGGAAATAAATGAAGCTGACAGCCATGTAATTGCAGTAGGAAAACTGGTGGAAAATGGAACAG GAGCACATTCTGTGGAGAATGTTCTAATTCCTGTTGCAACAATAATGAAATCTATAGAGTTTATCAACCTCCATCCATTCTACAAACGTGGGATACCATACACAGGGAAG ATGTTCTGCCACAGTGCAAATTCTCCCCTCAGAAATGAAACAGTCCATCTAATAATTGACGTCAATGATGAGGAGACATGTCTGTCACTCCTCACAGATGAGAAGGGGGAAGCTCACTTCACACTGGATACCACCAGCTGGAACAGCACGATGGTTTCTCTGAGG GGTACCTACACCCCTCCAACTGAAGATAGTCCATTTTCTCCTGAAAGTAAAATAGAGGACAGCTTCCACTGGCTGAAACCTTTTTACTCTGAGAGCAACAGCTTCCTTGAGATCAAGGCCAAGAATGATGTGATGTCCTGTGATCAAGAGCAGGAAGTGCACGTGGATTATATCCTTTCCCAGAATAAACTCCGCCCTGGAGAAGACCACATTGATTTCTACTACTTG GTGATAGCAAAAGGCAAGATCCTtttcagcagagagaagaaGGTGCCAATTACCCACCATGAGA ATCTGCAGGGCTCCTTCTCATTGACTCTGCCTGTTGGCAATGACTTCCTGCCTGACATCAAGCTTCTGGTGTATGCGATCTTCTcggatggagaggtggtggctGATGTGGAGCAGTTTGAAGTAGAAAAGTGCTTTAGACATAAG GTGGTGCTGGAATTCTCACACAAGGAGGAAGTCCCGGGATCCAAAGTCAGACTCAACCTCAAGGCTGCTCCAGGGTCCCTGTGCTCTGTGCAAGCTGTTGACAAGAGCATCCTCCTGGAGAACAACCAAACCCTAACAGCAGACAGA TTGTATATGGAAGTCTTTGAAGACAGCTTCACGGTTGGAGGACGAGGCTTGCCTTACCACTTGGAGGACTTTGAGGCATATCCCTGtctgccccagcagcccagcccccaCAAAAAGGCTCGGATGGGTGCACCATGGTACCAAAGCGAGGCTGATGTCTATAATCTGTTTAAG AAACTgctcatgaaaatatttaccaACACTAGAATCAAGAAACCTGTTTCCTGTGTGCGTCCAGACTTTGAGAAAAAGATGTATCTAAGAAAAGACAATTTGGTTG GCGGCCGTGCTATCCATGCCGATTCTGAACCTCACTCTGCTGACAAGGAGAAGCCAAAACCACGGACACTTTTCCCAGAGacctggatttgggatttggtcTCTGTCGG GGGCAATGGGCAAGCGTCTCTCCAAGTTGCTGTACCTGACACCATCACAGAATGGAATGCCAACACCTTCTGTGTTGCCAATACTGGCTTTGGTTTCTCACCTCTGACCTCTCTTAGGGTCTTCCAGCCTTTCTTTGTGGATGTATCTCTGCCATACTCTGTGATCCAAGGAGAGACTTTCGGCCTAAAAGCCACTGTCTTCAACTACCTCAAGGACTGTATCCAG GTCcacaccaccctcacagagaccCCAGAACTAAAGGTGGATGCCTGTCCAAGCTGCCAGTTCACCAGCTGCCTCTGTGCCAATGAAGCAAAAACCTTTGTATGGAACGTGACTGCGACCAGGCTGG gcagAGTGAACGTCACCGTGAGCAGCGTGGCGGAAGAATCACACAGTCTGTGTGGTAACAGGATTGCTGTGACACCTTTGCAAGGAGGGAGAGACGCCGTGATAAAACCTCTGCTCGTGAAG CCAGGAGGTGTCCTACAAGAGAAGACCCAAAATATCTTTCTCTGTCCTGCAG ATAACACCATCTCTGAGGAGTTCTCCCTGACTCTGCCTGCAGAAGTGCTGGAGGGATCTGCCCGAGTCACGTTCTCTGTGATTG GTGACATCATGGGTCCAGCACTTCAAAATTTAGACCAGCTGCTAAGATTGCCCTTTGGCTGTGGTGAACAGAACATGGTCCAGTTTGCACCAAACATCTTCATACTCCAGTACCTGAATAAGACTAAACAACTGAACCCAGAAATTAAGAATAAAGCACTGAAATTTCTGACAACAG GTTACCAGCGTCAGCTGCTCTACAAACACGACGATGGCTCCTACAGCGCCTTTGGGAAAGGTGATGAGCAGGGCAACACGTG GCTGACAGCTTTTGTAGCCAGGTCCTTTGGACAAGCCAGCTCTCACATTTACATCGATAAGGACCACGTGCacagtgctctgctctggctgcagaagCACCAGCTGCCCAGTGGCTGCTTCCAGAGTGTGGGGAAGCTCTTCAACAATGACCTGAAG GGCGGTGTGGATGATACCATCTCATTAACAGCCTATATTGCTGCTGCACTGGTGGAACTCCATCTGGAGAGAAAT GACACCATGTTGGATAATGCCTTACATTGCCTTAGGAATGTAACACTTGATGAGACAAGCCTTTATGTCAAGGCCTTGATGTCTTATGTCTTCACACTAAGTAAGGACATGGAGATgagaaagcagctcctggatATGGTAGAGAAGGAAACTG CACAGCTACTGACATCACAATCTGCTGATGAAAAGTCTTCTTCCATGATTGAGACAGTAGCCTACATCATCCTGGCTCATATCTCCAAACCAGACTTGTCACTCAATGAAGCCTCGGTGAGCAAGCTTGTGCGCTGGCTCAGTGGACAAAGAAATGCCTTTGGAGGATTTGCTTCCACACAG GACACGGTTGTCAGCCTGCAGGCCCTCGCTCAGTATGCAGCCCTGATTCCTCAGGAGATCAGAGATGTCAAGGTGGTAGTGAAAGGCAAGGGGGCTTCTCCACTGGAGTTCCATGTGCTCAGGAACAACAAGTTGGTCCTGCATCAGGCAtctctccctgcagacacagggACCTACACAGTGCAAGCGACGGGCAGTGGCTGCGTTTATGTCCAG ACCACTTTGTATTATAACATCCCACCACCAAAAACAGAAGAGGTCTTTGTCCTGGATGTGGAAACTGTACCAAGAGAATGTGATGGTGTCAGGAAAGAGTTTGATATCCATGTGTCTGTCAG TTATGTAGGGGACCGTGGGACGAGTAACATGGCCCTGGTGGAGGTTGAAATGCTGTCAGGGTTCATTCctgtgcagagctctgtgaaAGAG CTGGAGAAGGCACCCCTCGTGAAAAAGACAGAGATAAAACCAGACAAAATCACAATCTACTTGGAGGAG CTGGGTGAGAGTTCTTTGAAGCTTAACATCTCAGTGGAACAAGATATTGAAGTGCAGAATCTGAAAGCTGCAACAGTGCATGTCTATGACTACTATAAGCCAG ATGACCGCACAGCAAGAGAATATGCTTTCCCTTGCAGTTCAG ATGCCTCAAAGAAGGTTTCCTCCTAG